The Lolium perenne isolate Kyuss_39 chromosome 6, Kyuss_2.0, whole genome shotgun sequence genome segment CAGTGACAATTGTGAACGGCGCATGTTGCAGGTACTGTCGCCATTTGTCGACTGCTAGCAGTATAGCCAGGCACTCCTTTTCATATGTGGATAGTGTCTGAGCTACCGGCCCTAGTGCTTTGCTCAAATATGCCACTGGGTGCCCGGATTGCATGAGGACTGCTCCAACACCTCGTTTTGACGCATCGGTTTCAATAGTGAATGGTACAACAAAGTTGGGTAAGGCCAGGACTGGTGCTGCCAGCATTTTTTGCTTCAGGTGGTCAAAGGCCTGCTGCCCTGTTGCATTCCATCTGAACGTCGTGTCTTTTTTGAGCAGATCTGACAACGTGCAGCTGATCAAGCTGTAATGTTGTATGAACTTCCTGTAGTATCCTGTGAGGCCCAGAAAACCTCGCACTTGCTTGGCATTAGTTGGCACAGGCCATTCTTGCACTGCTTTTATCTTGCTAGGATCAGTAGCTACACTAGATTTGCTGGTAATATGCCCCAAATACTCGAGTTGTTGTTGTGCAAACATGCACTTGCTCCTTTTCACAGTCAGTTGGTTGTGCTATAGGATATCCAGTACATGTTGCAGCTGCGCCAAGTGGTCCTTCATAGAGGGGCTGTAAATGAGGATATCATCCATGAAAACGAGCACGCACTTCCTGATGAGAGGTGCAAACATGGAATTCATCGCTGCTTGGAATGTGGCTGGTGCATTTGTAAGGCCGAAGGGCATTACTTTGAATTCAAACAACCCTTGATGAGTCTTGAAGGCGGTCTTGTGCTCATCTGCTGGGGCAAGTCTGATCTGATGATAACCAGAACGGAGGTCCAGTTTGGTGAACCACTGTGCTCCTGCCAGTTCGTCCAATAGCTCATCTACCACCGGTATTGGGTACTTGTTTTTGAGTGTGATGCTATTCAGTGCACGGTAATCAATGCAGAACCGCCATGTTCCATCCTTCTTGCGAACCAAAAGTACTGGAGAGGCGAAAGGGCTAGTGCTTTCTTGGATTATCCCTCTGGCTATCATGTCGGCCACCTGCTTCTCTATTTCTGACTTCTGATGAGGAGCATAGCGATAGGGCTTGACATTCACTGGTTTTGTGCAGGGGAGCAAAGGAATTGTATGGTCATATCTGCGGTGTGGCGGTAGGGTTTTTGGATCCTCAAACAGTGCTTGATACCGTTGGAGCACTGCCTGAACTTCTGCTGGCACTGCCTGGTCAAGAGCTGTTGTTGCATCCTCAATATGATGCAACTCTAGAATTTGACATGCTTCACCACTCTGTAGTAATCCATGCATACTGGATGCAGAGATCATTGTGCAAGTGTCCATGGTGTGCTGAACTCCACGGAGTGTGATTCTCTTGCCCTGATGCTTGAACCGCATCATCTTTTTCTTCCAATTTATCCACATTTTGCCATCATTTTGGCACTCCAACCAATCCATTCCCAAAATCATATCATAAGATGTGAGAGGCAGAATTTTTAGGTCAGTAACAAACTGATGCCCTTGTGTATGCCAGGTTACTTCAGGTAACACTTTTGTACATGCTAGTTTTCCACCCCCCGCAACATGCACTTTAGCTGGTGGTATATCTGTGGCTGTGTACTGTAGCCGGTCAGCTAGCTGTTGGCTAATGAATGTGCTAGAGCTGCCAGAGTCAATCAGAATCAGGACTGTGTATTTTCCCACTTGTCCTTACAGTCTCATACTTCTCCTGCTTGTTGTTCCTGACATAGCTTGGACTGACAACTTCATCATCTTTTCAGTGTCAGTGTCGTCTCCTCCCGGCGCAGAGGTATCTGTATCTGTCTCTATTGGAGTTGGCTCCTCTATCTGAAGAGATTCCAGAATTTCCTCTAACACCTTCAACTGGATCTGAGTTGGGAACTTATGGGTGGGAGAATATTTCTCTCCACACTTAAAGCATTCTCCCTTGGCACGGCGTTGAGCCCGTAGAAAATCAAACCTTGCTAGTGTCTGCGGAGGTTTGCTGTCAGGCTTCTTATCATCAGGAGTAGGTCCAAGGAAACCAGGGAGTTGTCCATTGTGCTTATATCTGATCTGCAGAGCATCACGCTGACTGTACTTGTTGCTGACCATTTGAGTGTCTTCCACCAATAGAGTTTCCTGCGTTTGAGCCATAGAATACGCGAGATCAACTGTGCCAAGGTTGTGTAATTTAATAGCTCGACGAATGTCAGACTTAAGACCAACTATGAATCTCCTAACAAAGAAGGTTTCATCATATGCATGATTATACAGCAAAATCTTATGCATGAGTTCATCAAATTTGTGAGCATACTCATCTACACTTCCTGTTTGCCTATGTGCAAAAAACATGTCCATAATTTTGCCGTACTTATCCCTATTGAACTTAGCAAAAACACCTACACACATCTCTGGCCATGTAGCAATGCTATGTAATGCCTCATAGGTCTGCAACCATAATGCTGCATTCCCTTTGAAATGCATGGTGGAAAAATCAACCCACAAACGCTGCTGGACGCTGTATAATTTGAAATATTTCTCACAACTTTTCTTCCACCATTTCGGGTTGTCACCGTCGAAATGGGGAAAATCAGATCGAGGCAATTTTGGACCTGACTGTGGGCGGTGTGAGGTGACATGATCATACTCAGTGTGCTCCAATTCGTCATCCTCATCAGACAAAGTGAAATGATCAGCTGTAGTTAAAGCATGCTCACCCCTGACCAGGGCGTGACTGGAGGGCTGAGCCTCAGCAGTACCAACACCCTGGTGTTGATGCGATGAACGGCGCCCGCTGGGCCGAAGCGAACCCGGGTATAGTTCGGCGGTGCCCGGGGTCGAGAGCGTGGTCCGCGCCTTCTCCACTGTGGCGAGGCGTGTGGCTACCAGCTCCATCGACTGCTTCAGGTCGGAGACGGAGAGATCCAAGGCGGTGTTGGCCTGAATCACTCGGTCGAGTGTGTTGTCGACCTTGGTGGTGTGGCGCACGAGCTCCTGCTGGGAGAGCGCCAATCGGTCGAGCGTGGCGTTGAGGTCGGTGATCCGGGCGGCGTTGGCTTGCCCCGCTTCTGCCGTGGCCTTGTTGGCCTCCGCTGTGGCGGCGATCAACTGCCGAAGATCTGCAACCGAGAGCCCTGCCATCTCCACGCGCTCGGTTAGGTTCAATCTTCCGGATCTCGTCGTCTTGGCTCGATCTATGTCCGTCGTACCAATCACGGGTACACTCGAAAGTGTTTTGTGCGAATCCAAGCGGATCGCACCCGGAAATTGGATTTACCAACCGCAACAGGATGAGATtcagatcggaagaaaaaggggATCGAAACCTTGGCTCTTGTACCACTTGCTACGATCTCGATCACTGCCCTCGCGTCACGCACAGGTAGCTGGATCTTAATCCGGGTACAAGTTCTCACGCATATGGAGTTAGCGTGGGGAAGGAGAGGAGGACAGGAGAGGAAAGCTATTACAGCCTGTTctgttcttgattccgtcgactaCTCGACTTGCTTTTCTTGTAGCTTCGGTTCATTCGACTTGGGCTGGACCCCTTCCACGTCTTGcctcctgggccg includes the following:
- the LOC127319533 gene encoding uncharacterized protein gives rise to the protein MAGLSVADLRQLIAATAEANKATAEAGQANAARITDLNATLDRLALSQQELVRHTTKVDNTLDRVIQANTALDLSVSDLKQSMELVATRLATVEKARTTLSTPGTAELYPGSLRPSGRRSSHQHQGVGTAEAQPSSHALVRGEHALTTADHFTLSDEDDELEHTEYDHVTSHRPQSGPKLPRSDFPHFDGDNPKWWKKSCEKYFKLYSVQQRLWVDFSTMHFKGNAALWLQTYEALHSIATWPEMCVGVFAKFNRDKYGKIMDMFFAHRQTGSVDEYAHKFDELMHKILLYNHAYDETFFVRRFIVGLKSDIRRAIKLHNLGTVDLAYSMAQTQETLLVEDTQMVSNKYSQRDALQIRYKHNGQLPGFLGPTPDDKKPDSKPPQTLARFDFLRAQRRAKGECFKCGEKYSPTHKFPTQIQLKVLEEILESLQIEEPTPIETDTDTSAPGGDDTDTEKMMKLSVQAMSGTTSRRSMRLSSTFISQQLADRLQYTATDIPPAKVHVAGGGKLACTKVLPEVTWHTQGHQFVTDLKILPLTSYDMILGMDWLECQNDGKMWINWKKKMMRFKHQGKRITLRGVQHTMDTCTMISASSMHGLLQSGEACQILELHHIEDATTALDQAVPAEVQAVLQRYQALFEDPKTLPPHRRYDHTIPLLPCTKPVNVKPYRYAPHQKSEIEKQVADMIARGIIQESTSPFASPVLLVRKKDGTWRFCIDYRALNSITLKNKYPIPVVDELLDELAGAQWFTKLDLRSGYHQIRLAPADEHKTAFKTHQGLFEFKVMPFGLTNAPATFQAAMNSMFAPLIRKSKCMFAQQQLEYLGHITSKSSVATDPSKIKAVQEWPVPTNAKQVRGFLGLTGYYRKFIQHYSLISCTLSDLLKKDTTFRWNATGQQAFDHLKQKMLAAPVLALPNFVVPFTIETDASKRGVGAVLMQSGHPVAYLSKALGPVAQTLSTYEKECLAILLAVDKWRQYLQHAPFTIVTDHRSLVHPSDQKITTEMQQKAFVKLMGLQYKLVYRKGKDNTAADALSRNPAANELYHISVAKPRWLEIIAEGYLKDPKAQLLLQELSLHNPNERGYALCQGIIRFKDRIWLGNNPEAHQAILLSLHSSGVGGHSGFLGTYQRIKALFAWPKMKAHIKAYVQQCQTCQQAKGEHVKLPGLLNPLPVPTEAWNVISMDFVEGLPKSGSFNCILVVIDKFTKYGHFIPLAHPYTAPTVAEKFIDTVYRLHGLPSVIISDRDPVFTSKVWQALFKLSDTKMNMSTANHPQTDGQTEKMNQCLETYLRFCDGARSNMSAATSHGLSSLGKEPQNHWRHGNRKKNSAAISQVLLLGVKQLFKGRGLLRHQPPGTGVVETLDGQWAGPGGETWKGYSPSRTNRSYKGSKSSSRRHQEQNSCNSFPLLSSSPSSPR